The proteins below are encoded in one region of Silene latifolia isolate original U9 population chromosome 2, ASM4854445v1, whole genome shotgun sequence:
- the LOC141626792 gene encoding uncharacterized protein LOC141626792: protein CKNQLQGDNWDTFIRLLCVSFEFGLGNVIQPSVNGVENLNYIPANSSRILNWNGVTVITRVLRGIVKDLKGEEDAELVGIVLDSLSASLSEVPWNVLNDVQNDTIADVRARASFGDGNTEVKILVAGNIVQLLCSLIGLIGSAEAVAGSLNKNAILHKICDIVPKVLRWCLAEEQSFIYGRILAYFQHNFLMLMIRLSFQMQLDRSISLLWLHLLHEYFQDLLSRPLSVVQSNQDDSLEDSPFLLSLYDQEVCHFVTRAMHGIFITH from the exons TGTAAAAACCAATTGCAGGGAGACAACTGGGATACATTTATTCGTTTGTTATGTGTTTCGTTTGAGTTTGGATTAGGCAATGTCATACAACCTTCAGTTAATGGAGTTGAGAACTTGAACTATATCCCAGCAAACTCGAGTCGCATTCTAAATTGGAATGGTGTGACTGTAATTACTCGGGTACTGCGCGGTATAGTAAAAGATTTAAAGGGAGAGGAAGATGCGGAACTTGTGGGTATAGTATTGGATTCGTTAAGTGCTTCTCTTTCGGAAGTTCCATGGAATGTTTTAAATGACGTTCAGAATGACACCATTGCTGATGTTAGAGCTAGAGCTTCTTTTGGTGATGGAAACACAGAAGTGAAGATCCTGGTAGCCGGAAATATTGTTCAGCTTTTATGCTCTTTAATTGGATTAATTGGTTCTGCTGAAGCTGTAGCTGGTTCTCTTAATAAGAATGCTATTCTTCACAAGATCTGTGACATTGTTCCTAAAGTTCTACGTTGGTGCTTAGCTGAAGAACAGAGTTTTATATATGGACGCATTCTTGCATATTTTCAGCACAATTTTTTG ATGCTGATGATAAGACTCAGCTTTCAAATGCAACTTGATCGTTCAATTTCCCTCTTATGGTTGCATCTCCTTCATGAGTACTTTCAAGATTTACTCTCTAGACCCTTGTCTGTAGTTCAGTCTAATCAGGATGATTCTCTGGAAGATTCTCCGTTTCTTTTATCTCTTTATGATCAGGAAGTTTGTCATTTTgtgacccgtgcaatgcacgggataTTCATAACACACTAA